In Hemiscyllium ocellatum isolate sHemOce1 chromosome 2, sHemOce1.pat.X.cur, whole genome shotgun sequence, a single window of DNA contains:
- the mfsd10 gene encoding major facilitator superfamily domain-containing protein 10, with protein MERREQRSSGQESNEAKTEASSHDGSSHIITIVFLMLLIDLLGFTLILPLLPSILEYYGKTDHDGIYQSLQHSVVWFADMIGVPSVRKYNSVLFGGLIGSMFSVLQFLVSPVTGAASDHFGRRPLMMLTTVGLIASYALWAFSQNFGIFLLSRIVGGISKGNVSLSTAIIADLPSPRARSKGMAMIGVAFSLGFTIGPMIGAYFASSTGKDGSFFLQTAQLALVFAVSDLIFIFLFLPETLPRQKRGTSISATFQNAIDLLSPVALLKFSAVQQRAEFPSPEGMRTLKILGLVYFLYLFLFSGLEYTLSFLTHQRFHFNSMQQGKMFFFVGITMALVQGGYARRIKPGDEVKAVKRAIALLIPAFLIIGWANTVLVLYVGLLFYSFAAAIVIPCLSALVSGYGAANQKGTVMGILRSLGALARALGPVVAATVYWLAGAEVCFTVTSFTFLIPLALLTIPKVKKTE; from the exons ATGGAGAGAAGAGAACAGCGCAGCAGTGGTCAAGAAAGTAATGAGGCCAAGACTGAAGCCAGCAGCCATGATGGGTCCTCGCACATCATCACGATTGTTTTCTTGATGCTTCTCATTGATCTGCTTGGGTTTACTCTCATCTTACCGCTGCTGCCTTCCATACTGGAATATTATGGAAAGACTGATCAC GATGGTATTTATCAATCCTTGCAGCATTCTGTGGTCTGGTTTGCTGATATGATCGGGGTTCCCAGTGTAAGAAAATATAACAGCGTCCTCTTTGGGG GGCTCATTGGATCCAtgttctctgtgctgcagttcCTTGTGTCCCCTGTGACTGGTGCTGCCTCTGATCATTTTGGCCGAAGACCGTTGATGATGCTGACCACG GTCGGGCTGATTGCTTCCTACGCTCTATGGGCTTTCTCCCAGAACTTTGGGATTTTTCTCCTGTCTAGAATTGTTGGAGGGATTAGTAAAGGGAATGTCAGCCTGTCAACCGCCATCATTGCAGATCTCCCATCTCCACGGGCCCGCAGCAAGGGCATG GCAATGATTGGTGTCGCGTTTTCACTTGGTTTCACGATTGGGCCTATGATTGGAGCATACTTTGCGTCGAGCACTGGAAAGGATGGCAGCTTCTTTTTGCAGACAGCACAGCTTGCCTTGGTATTTGCGGTGTCAGACCTGATCTTCATCTTCCTCTTCCTCCCAGAGACCCTCCCCAGACAGAAGCGG GGCACCTCCATCTCCGCCACGTTCCAGAATGCCATCGACCTCCTCAGCCCGGTGGCTCTGCTTAAGTTCTCTGCTGTCCAACAACGGGCCGAGTTTCCCTCTCCAGAAG ggatgcgGACATTGAAAATTCTCGGACTGGTGTATTTCCTCTACCTGTTCTTGTTCTCAGGCCTGGAGTACACACTCAGTTTTCTCACTCACCAACGTTTCCATTTTAACAG tatGCAACAAGGGAAGATGTTCTTCTTTGTGGGGATTACAATGGCATTGGTCCAGGGCGGATACGCTCGAAGAATCAAGCCTGGCGATGAGGTGAAAGCTGTGAAGAGG GCAATTGCCCTGCTGATCCCAGCATTTCttatcattggctgggccaacacTGTACTTGTCCTGTACGTCGGTCTTCTCTTCTACTCATTCG CTGCTGCAATAGTCATTCCCTGCCTGTCTGCTCTGGTGTCTGGATACG GTGCAGCTAATCAAAAAGGCACTGTGATGGGAATTCTTCGCAGTCTGGGTGCTTTGGCCCGAGCTTTGGGACCAGTCGTGGCAGCTACTG TTTACTGGCTGGCAGGGGCAGAGGTGTGTTTCACTGTCACCAGTTTCACCTTCTTGATCCCACTTGCACTTCTTACAATTCCCAAAGTGAAGAAAACAGAATGA